One stretch of Deltaproteobacteria bacterium DNA includes these proteins:
- a CDS encoding HNH endonuclease: MRTLVLNAGFEPMQLISWQRALCLVVAKKAEIVARYDKVVRSVSTSMPLPSVVRLVRYVSAVSYFGRVRCTRKNILLRDHHQCQYCGLKCRGSQISVDHIIPKSRGGRTTWDNVVAACHDCNRRKGSLTLADAGMVLRKVPKRPSWRELIACLSQDSGVEWATYLLSAM; encoded by the coding sequence ATGCGAACTTTGGTGCTAAACGCAGGATTTGAGCCCATGCAGCTAATCAGCTGGCAGCGGGCTCTTTGTTTAGTTGTGGCTAAGAAGGCCGAAATCGTGGCGCGCTATGACAAGGTGGTGAGGTCGGTGTCGACGAGCATGCCGCTGCCAAGTGTGGTGCGTCTGGTGCGCTATGTCAGTGCCGTGAGCTATTTCGGCCGGGTGCGGTGTACGCGCAAAAATATACTACTCAGGGATCACCATCAGTGCCAATATTGTGGGCTTAAGTGCCGCGGCTCGCAAATATCAGTGGATCACATCATACCGAAATCTCGGGGGGGCAGAACCACTTGGGACAACGTGGTGGCGGCCTGTCATGACTGCAATCGCCGCAAAGGCTCGCTGACCTTGGCAGATGCTGGTATGGTGCTACGCAAGGTGCCCAAGCGTCCCTCCTGGCGCGAGCTCATCGCTTGCCTAAGTCAGGATTCGGGGGTGGAGTGGGCGACCTATCTGCTATCAGCCATGTAG